Proteins from one Rosa chinensis cultivar Old Blush chromosome 7, RchiOBHm-V2, whole genome shotgun sequence genomic window:
- the LOC112178206 gene encoding ethylene-responsive transcription factor ERF022, giving the protein MEEVHEPAPKYRGVRKRKWGKWVSEIREPGKKTRIWLGSYEAPEMAAAAYDAALHLRGPGVSLNFPEMVDSLPRPASSSPSDVQLAAQEAAVRFRRLPMGSFFDGGGWWLQWWRGFRDGGTVS; this is encoded by the coding sequence ATGGAAGAAGTACACGAGCCTGCGCCCAAGTACAGAGGCGTACGCAAGcgaaaatggggtaaatgggtGTCCGAAATCCGGGAACCGGGAAAGAAAACCCGGATATGGCTAGGAAGCTACGAGGCCCCCGAAATGGCGGCCGCGGCCTACGATGCGGCGTTGCACCTCAGAGGACCAGGGGTGTCGCTTAACTTTCCTGAAATGGTTGATAGTCTTCCGAGGCCGGCGAGTTCGAGTCCCTCGGACGTGCAGTTGGCGGCTCAAGAGGCGGCAGTGAGGTTTAGGAGACTGCCAATGGGGTCATTTTTTGACGGAGGTGGCTGGTGGCTCCAGTGGTGGCGCGGTTTCAGAGACGGTGGGACTGTCTCCTAG